A window from Bacilli bacterium encodes these proteins:
- a CDS encoding sensory rhodopsin transducer, whose translation MAESAHGAKRWIIPDGYIPPNSSGALPSHESVCVLNTSRVAANIEMTAYFEDREPLEKMLWSVPPRRTMHIRTAALRDGRGAAIPVGVPYALEVVSDTPVFVQYSRLDSTQPENALMTTMGYPVDSGF comes from the coding sequence ATGGCCGAATCCGCACATGGCGCAAAAAGATGGATCATCCCGGACGGCTACATACCGCCGAACAGCTCGGGCGCGCTGCCCAGCCACGAATCCGTTTGCGTTCTGAACACGAGCCGCGTCGCCGCGAACATCGAAATGACGGCCTACTTTGAGGACCGCGAGCCGCTGGAAAAGATGCTCTGGTCCGTGCCGCCCCGGCGCACGATGCATATCCGGACGGCAGCGCTGCGGGACGGGCGCGGCGCGGCAATACCGGTTGGCGTCCCTTATGCGCTTGAAGTGGTAAGCGACACGCCGGTATTCGTGCAATACAGCCGCCTGGACTCGACCCAACCGGAAAACGCGCTGATGACAACCATGGGATATCCTGTCGATTCCGGTTTTTAA
- a CDS encoding AraC family transcriptional regulator, which yields MEKSAEFEISRYKRTGAYTMPFFHYHDTYEIYYLLSGERYYFIKDRTYRVRRGDLVFIPENVLHKTSVCGDPRHERILINFKLSFLPDAAKAEVAELFAPFAADAAVLRLLPAEQALVEGWLAQMGKEYEEEQLLNKLLLQALLLQFLIFAARELAKRKRVAPENTRSKHQRIYPILDYINANYQNPLRLNDLARRFYLSPSQLSRTFKEVTGFSFVEYVVSLRIREAQKLLRETNLPVIHIAAQTGFENVSHFGRSFKQVAGVAPRKYRMAHRAGRV from the coding sequence TTGGAGAAGTCTGCGGAATTCGAAATATCCCGCTATAAAAGAACCGGGGCGTACACGATGCCGTTTTTCCATTATCACGATACATACGAGATTTACTATCTCTTATCCGGCGAACGATACTATTTCATCAAAGACAGGACTTACCGGGTAAGGCGGGGCGATCTCGTTTTCATCCCGGAAAACGTGCTGCATAAGACTTCCGTCTGCGGCGATCCCCGGCACGAGCGCATCCTGATTAATTTCAAACTGTCTTTTTTGCCTGATGCGGCGAAAGCGGAAGTGGCGGAACTTTTCGCGCCGTTCGCCGCGGATGCGGCCGTGTTGCGGCTTTTGCCGGCCGAACAGGCGCTCGTGGAAGGCTGGCTTGCGCAAATGGGCAAAGAATACGAAGAGGAGCAGCTATTAAACAAACTGCTCCTGCAGGCGTTACTGCTGCAATTTCTTATTTTTGCCGCGCGGGAATTGGCGAAACGGAAACGGGTTGCGCCGGAAAATACGCGGTCGAAGCATCAACGCATATATCCGATTCTGGATTATATCAATGCCAACTACCAAAACCCGCTGCGGTTAAATGATCTCGCCCGGCGTTTTTATCTTAGCCCGTCGCAACTGAGCCGCACCTTCAAAGAAGTGACCGGCTTTTCTTTTGTGGAATATGTGGTCAGCCTGCGGATCAGGGAAGCGCAAAAACTGCTGCGCGAAACAAATTTGCCGGTTATTCACATTGCCGCGCAAACAGGCTTTGAGAACGTTTCCCACTTCGGCCGGTCGTTCAAGCAGGTTGCCGGCGTCGCCCCGCGAAAATACCGGATGGCGCATCGCGCCGGCCGCGTTTAA